CCCTGTTCAACGCCCTGACCAAGAACGACGTGCTGGCGGCCAACTACCCGTTCGCCACGATCGAGCCGAACGTCGGCGTGGTCGGCGTCCCCGACCCGCGCCTGGCGAAGCTGGCGGAGATCTTCTCCTCGGAGCGGGTGCTGCCGGCCACGGTCGACTTCGTCGACATCGCGGGCATCGTGCGGGGCGCGTCCGAGGGTGAGGGCCTGGGCAACAAGTTCCTGGCGAACATCCGCGAGTCCGACGCGATCTGCCAGGTGATCCGCGCGTTCAAGGACGAGAACGTCGTGCACGTCGACGGCAAGGTCTCGCCCAAGGACGACATCGAGACAATCAACACCGAGCTGATCCTGGCCGACCTCCAGACGATCGAGAAGGTGCTGCCCCGCCTCCAGAAGGAGTCGCGGATCAAGAAGGACGTCGCGCCCAAGGTCAAGGCGGTCGAGGAGGCCAAGGAGATCCTGGAGAAGGGCGACACGCTCTTCGCGCACGGCATCGTCCAGGGCAGCGAGCGCGCCGAGCTCCTGCACGACCTGCACCTGCTCACCACCAAGCCGTTCCTCTACGTCTTCAACGTCGACGAGGACGAGCTGACGGACGACGCCTTCAAGGACGAGCAGCGCGCGCTGGTCGCCCCCGCCGAGGCGATCTTCCTCAACGCCAAGCTGGAGGCGGACCTCGCCGAGCTCGACGAGGACGAGGCCCTGGAGCTGCTCCAGTCCGTGGGCCAGGACGAGCCGGGCCTCGCCACCCTGGCCCGCGTCGGCTTCAACACCCTGGGCCTGCAGACCTACCTCACGGCCGGACCCAAGGAGTCCCGCGCCTGGACCATCAAGAAGGGCGCCACCGCCCCCGAGGCGGCCGGTGTCATCCACACCGACTTCCAGAAGGGCTTCATCAAGGCCGAGGTCATCTCCTTCGGCGACCTGGTGGAGACGGGTTCGGTGGCCGAGGCCCGCGCGAAGGGCAAGGCGCGCATGGAGGGCAAGGACTACGTGATGCAGGACGGGGACGTCGTCGAGTTCCGCTTCAACGTCTGATACGTCCGGCGAAAGGCCGTCTGACCTGCGGCGGAGCGGGTTGGGCGGCCTTTGCGGTCCGCACAGAGTCCGCAGCGTGCTGACTTAGGTCAGCGCGCGGGGGAGCGGCTTCGCCGCTTGGTCGACCGGTGGCTGGGCATCGGCGGACTGGTCCGCGTACGCCTTGTCGACCGCGGCCCGGGTCCGCTCCTCGGAGTCGGGCCACAGGTGGGTGTAGATGTTCAGCGTCATGGCCGCGTTGGTGTGGCCGAGGCGCTCGGAGACCGTCTTCACGGACTCGCCGTGCTTGATCAGCAGGCTGGCGTAGTGATGCCGGAGGGCGTGGGGTCCGGTGCCCTTCGGTATGCCGGCCTTCGCGCAGGCGGGCCGCCAGGACCCGTCCATGAAGTGCGTGCAGACCGCGGGTCCGCCTTGCGGCGCCGTGAAGATCCAGCCCTCGGGCCCATCGGCGGGGAAGTCCCGCAGGTGGGCCTTCATCGCGTCCACCGCCATGCGGGGGAGCGGGACCGTGCGGTGCGAGCGAGCGGTCTTGGGCGGGCAGATGTACACGCCGTGCTTGGCGGTCTGCTGGATCTGCTGCTCGACCGAGACGGTCGCGTGCAGCAGGTCCACGTGCCGGAGCTGGAGGCCGAAGAGTTCGCCGGGGCGGAGCCCGGTGGCCGCGCCGAGCAGCACGAGGCCCTTGTAACGGGCGGGTATCGCCTCGGACAGCGTCCGTACCTGCTCGACGGCCAGGGGCACGATCTTCTTTCGTGGTACCGAGGGCAGCTTCGCCTCGGCGCACGGGTTGTGAGAGATCATCCGGTCACGGACGGCCGCCCGGAAGACGGCGTTGACCGTGTTGAAGACGGACCGTGAGGTGCTGGCGGCCAGCCCGTGCGTGGTGGTCGGACTGGTGACCCAGCTCTGTACGTCGCCGGGCTTGATGGCGCCGAGTGCCCGCTTCTCCCAGGCCGGGTAGACGTAGCAGCGCAGGTGCTGGGCCACCGCCTTGGCCGTGGAAGGCCGGTGCGGCTGGATGGCACGCCATTCCTCCGCGTACTCCTTGAAGGGCTTCTTCGCCGACCGCGGGTCGACGTACTGGCCGGTGACCATGGTGGCCGTGACCTCGTCGAGCCAGCGCTGGGCGTCGATCTTGCGCTCGAAGTGGCGGGCGTGCTCCTTGCCGTCGAGGTCGCGGTAGCGAGCACGTCATTTGCCGTTGGGGCGCTTCTGAATGTTGGCCAAGTGGCCTCTCCTTCGTGTCGGTTGTCAGTAGTGGCCGCCGTTCTCGATGTCGCCGCTGAGCGTGCGAGCGTCGCGCTCGTCGCCCATGAGGCGGAGGCACTGCTCATGGATGGCCCGCGAGCTGTCGGGGTGGGCCTTGATGTGGTCGGCGATGGCGACCACGGCGTGATGCAGGCGATCGCGTGCGTCTCGGGCACATCGCCGGCGCCACGACCGGCCCCCAACCGGGTGGAACTGCGGGTGGCGGCGATGGCGTTCAACCGCGCCCGCCGCTCCGCCATCCGCGCCGACCACCAGGCCGCCACCGCCCTGCGCAAGGCCGCCAAGGAACTCGCCCACGCCTCCAACGAGCCGGGCGGGCTCGCCATCGCCCTGCTCTTCGCCACCGTGCACCTGGCTCGCGCAGCCGCCAAGTGGCACGAGCAGCGCGGCCACGAGCAGCAGGCCGCTGTGGCCGAGGAAGCCTTCCGCTACCTCGAGGCGGGCTACCAGCAGGCCGCCACACCCGTCTTGGCCGACTTGGCCCGCCGCGCACCACGAGCCGCAACCGCCCGCCGCTTCGAGCAA
This region of Streptomyces chromofuscus genomic DNA includes:
- the ychF gene encoding redox-regulated ATPase YchF yields the protein MSLTIGIVGLPNVGKSTLFNALTKNDVLAANYPFATIEPNVGVVGVPDPRLAKLAEIFSSERVLPATVDFVDIAGIVRGASEGEGLGNKFLANIRESDAICQVIRAFKDENVVHVDGKVSPKDDIETINTELILADLQTIEKVLPRLQKESRIKKDVAPKVKAVEEAKEILEKGDTLFAHGIVQGSERAELLHDLHLLTTKPFLYVFNVDEDELTDDAFKDEQRALVAPAEAIFLNAKLEADLAELDEDEALELLQSVGQDEPGLATLARVGFNTLGLQTYLTAGPKESRAWTIKKGATAPEAAGVIHTDFQKGFIKAEVISFGDLVETGSVAEARAKGKARMEGKDYVMQDGDVVEFRFNV
- a CDS encoding tyrosine-type recombinase/integrase yields the protein MVTGQYVDPRSAKKPFKEYAEEWRAIQPHRPSTAKAVAQHLRCYVYPAWEKRALGAIKPGDVQSWVTSPTTTHGLAASTSRSVFNTVNAVFRAAVRDRMISHNPCAEAKLPSVPRKKIVPLAVEQVRTLSEAIPARYKGLVLLGAATGLRPGELFGLQLRHVDLLHATVSVEQQIQQTAKHGVYICPPKTARSHRTVPLPRMAVDAMKAHLRDFPADGPEGWIFTAPQGGPAVCTHFMDGSWRPACAKAGIPKGTGPHALRHHYASLLIKHGESVKTVSERLGHTNAAMTLNIYTHLWPDSEERTRAAVDKAYADQSADAQPPVDQAAKPLPRALT